The Synergistales bacterium DNA window CCTACGAACCCAAAGACCTGGAACGTCTTGTCTTCGATATGGTATAAGTGTTCCAGGAACGAGGTGAGCGACAATGCATTTTGCCTACAAGGCCAGGAGAGGGAACGGCGACGTGGTGCGCGGCAAGCAGGAAGCCCGCACCCGGCAGGAGGTGGCCGATTGGCTCCGTGCCAATTCGTTGCTGCCGATCACTATAGAAACGACATCGAAGGGGGCGGCGACCGGAAGCTCGGCAGAGAAGCTCTCCTTTACGGAGAGGCTGCAGTCGCTGGGCCGGAAGCTGCAGGAGATCTCCACGATCAGCATCAAGGACAAGGCGATCTTCTTCCGGCAGCTCTCCACGATGCTTGCCTCCGGTCTGACCCTGACCTCCAGCCTCGACATCCTCCAGGGACAGACCAAGAACAAGCGGTTGATCCGGGCGATCCGCGAGGTCAAGCGCCAGCTGGACACGGGAAACAGCATGGCGGGAGCCATGCGCGGACGCTCCGAGTTCACGACGCTGATCGTGGCGATGGTGCAGGCCGGGGAGGAATCGGGGATGCTCGACGTGACGCTGGAGCGGCTCGCCAGCTTTCTGGAAAAGCAGGATGCCCTGCGGAGGAAGATCCTCTCGGCGGTTTCCTACCCTGCGGTGGTCACCCTCTTTGCCATCGGCGCTCTGTACGTCGTTGTGGCCGTCATTGTCCCCAGGTTCCAGGTTCTGTTCCGGCAGATGAACATCAACCTCCCCGGGATCACCCGGTTTCTGTTCTCCATGGCCGAGCTGCTGCAGCGGTACTGGTATGTGGCGCTGCTCATCTTTGTCGGCGTCATCGGGTTGCTGA harbors:
- a CDS encoding type II secretion system F family protein, with the protein product MHFAYKARRGNGDVVRGKQEARTRQEVADWLRANSLLPITIETTSKGAATGSSAEKLSFTERLQSLGRKLQEISTISIKDKAIFFRQLSTMLASGLTLTSSLDILQGQTKNKRLIRAIREVKRQLDTGNSMAGAMRGRSEFTTLIVAMVQAGEESGMLDVTLERLASFLEKQDALRRKILSAVSYPAVVTLFAIGALYVVVAVIVPRFQVLFRQMNINLPGITRFLFSMAELLQRYWYVALLIFVGVIGLLILLSRLPRTKPYMDRFKLMLPIFGDILRKSALTRASRTLSTLLRSGVPILSALEMTAGVANNERIGHAYIQLQRSAKAGGSLGETASEMKEFPPMIAHMITVGEQTGQLEEMLDRSADWFEGELDEKINNLTSILEPFLLLLVGGVVGIVALSIFTPILSAIQQYVN